Sequence from the Pirellulales bacterium genome:
TGCCGAACGCCGCGGCACGAGCCGCGATCGCGCTGGCCGCGTGGGTCGCCTTGCGCCCGGCCGTGGGCGCTGGTCCGCGGTGCGCTCGGCGCACGACTGGAACTCGAAGTTAACTTCCTCGCGAGCCGCAAGCACCTGCCGATCGTGCGACTGACGCGCGTCGCTTAGCGCTCGTCCGCAGGGCAAGCACCAAGCGCGCTTTCATTCACGGCCGCGCCCACACTGCGCGCCAAGGGACCGCTCGGCGCGCCCAACACAAACCAAATTGTCAAACGCCCACGGCGCTGAACCGCCCAAGCGCCCCCCCAGCCGCGCGCATGCCCACCGACGCATTTTCTTTACGCGTCCCAGATTCACAAGCTTATAGCCGCACAAATGTTCACACAAGATTCGCTGAGCCGGGACACCGAGAAGCAATGGCTACCCCGGGGTGCGGTCAAAGCCGGCTGGATGCCCAAGCCGCTTTGACGATTGGCTACGGGTAGCCGTCGACAATTCGATGAGCCGATATGGGGATCCGTCGACGCGTCGTTGCGTGAAGCGTTCACTCAAGATTCGCTGGACCGGGACAGCGGGACACCGAGATTCCGCCAACGCTCACAACAACCCTAACACCGCATGCGCCACGAATATCGGGACCTTGCAAACGACCGCCAACACCACCGCGTCGCTTAGTCGCACATCGACAATGCGCATTACATTCATCTGTCGAATATAAAGCTTTGCCTCAAAAGAAATCGCTTGTGACGGGAAGTATTTGTCGATAATGACGAATTCCAGGCTTCCGCCGAGCGCGTCGATAATCGATCCCATTGCCCCGTGGGTTAGCGGCCGAGGGTGTTGGAATGGTTCCAACTGCCACCAGAGCGCCGCAGCCTCGAAGAATCCGATCGCACAATCCAACCGCCGCGAACCCCCCGCCTCTCGAAGGGAGAGGTAACATGGCTTGTCAGTACGGTCATCATAGAGAAGCATTTCTATGTCAAAAATGACACCGTCGTCCGACTCGCGACTTGGCCCAGTTCCGACGCGCGAAGCAGCGTAGTAGCTAGCCGCGAAGTGTTGGACGTGCTCGGCACAGTAATTCGAGCGTTCGACAATATGGCGGGTCCGCATTCCATAGACATGATCGACGGCCACCTGTTCGCACGCTGGGAAGTCGCATCTGTGTGAATCCATAGGGCGCTCAAGGCATTCAGAAACGTAATGATTCCCGCAACGAAAGTGCCGGCCGCCACCCGCCGATAAATACCTCCCACGAATTTGCGAACCGATATGAACCGGCCGCGCTGGCGAAGGCTCTTGGGCGCTGCCGGCATCGCGTATATTCGTGGCTATTTCACCTGATCCAATACCGCACGGCGCAAAGGACTCTTCGGTCGATCAAAGCGATTTCAGTTATTTGAGAACGGCGGAATCGGCCCCGAGCCTCCTGGTCTCACGTCCGGCGGGAACCGATCCCAACCCGAACCCGGCGGCGGGAACCAATCCGGACCCGGCGGAGGGCCTAATGGGCCTCTACCACCAGGGGGCATGGACGGTGGCGTATATGGCGTATATGGTGCAAGCGGGCGGCTGGAACCTGGTCCAATACCAGGCGGCGGTGGCGAATAATCACTCACGCCAGGAAAGTTACCGGGAATACCCTTGTTCGGGTTGAGCGCATCAAGCGCCATCTGCTCCGGCGTTTTGAGCGGCGGCGCGAAAGTCGGCGGGGTAAGTTCCGACAA
This genomic interval carries:
- a CDS encoding bifunctional nuclease family protein yields the protein MDSHRCDFPACEQVAVDHVYGMRTRHIVERSNYCAEHVQHFAASYYAASRVGTGPSRESDDGVIFDIEMLLYDDRTDKPCYLSLREAGGSRRLDCAIGFFEAAALWWQLEPFQHPRPLTHGAMGSIIDALGGSLEFVIIDKYFPSQAISFEAKLYIRQMNVMRIVDVRLSDAVVLAVVCKVPIFVAHAVLGLL